The Apium graveolens cultivar Ventura chromosome 11, ASM990537v1, whole genome shotgun sequence genome has a window encoding:
- the LOC141697131 gene encoding putative zinc finger protein CONSTANS-LIKE 11: protein MEFYCDFCGVMGPMVCCESDSAKLCLQCDKCVHSANTLSQRHLQTLICEKCNSQPAVVRCMDDKILLCQLCEWNGCSGPGHRIQKLDSYTGCASIDEFSNIWPSFLELPYPSACDSSFTPVSTSLIVNENSINSSNECSSVLVNKSLPCINISNVVGPSTVIPLNSNNVPTCNNNQPSFFPPEKESNLPKVCPSLKDIILSEDDICKGIDLDAALNFNCGYEQEHKNQLDNGGLDCVVLENPLEAASLPQHDCITFQSTQINRSASLLQAMSGSASMACGLSSTPFTPGPLSLTTITGESSVADYQDCGLSPVFVAGESPLESSLDTSFPQARAKAKMRYNEKKKTRMFGKQIRYASRKARADTRKRVKGRFVKTGEAVHDSDPLGTRI, encoded by the exons ATGGAATTTTATTGTGATTTTTGTGGTGTAATGGGACCAATGGTATGCTGTGAATCAGACTCAGCTAAGCTATGCTTGCAATGCGATAAATGTGTGCATTCTGCAAATACTTTATCACAAAGACATTTACAAACTTTGATTTGTGAAAAATGCAATTCTCAGCCTGCTGTTGTGAGATGCATGGATGACAAGATCTTATTGTGTCAACTCTGTGAATGGAATGGTTGTTCAGGGCCAGGTCATAGGATTCAGAAATTGGATTCTTATACTGGTTGTGCTTCAATTGATGAATTCTCAAACATTTGGCCTTCGTTCCTTGAACTGCCTTATCCGAGTGCTTGTGATTCGTCATTTACTCCAGTGTCTACTTCTTTGATCGTTAATGAGAATTCGATCAATAGCTCAAATGAGTGCTCATCTGTGTTGGTAAACAAATCATTACCTTGTATTAATATCAGCAATGTTGTTGGTCCATCTACTGTGATTCCTCTGAATTCCAACAATGTACCAACGTGTAATAACAATCAGCCATCCTTCTTTCCTCCTGAGAAAGAATCAAACTTGCCCAAg GTCTGTCCCAGTTTGAAGGATATCATACTTAGTGAAGATGATATCTGTAAAGGCATTGATCTGGATGCTGCATTGAATTTTAATTGTGGTTATGAGCAAGAACATAAAAACCAGCTTGACAATGGAGGACTGGACTGCGTAGTTCTGGAAAATCCTTTAGAG GCAGCATCACTGCCCCAACATGACTGCATAACTTTTCAATCCACTCAAATAAACAGATCAGCTAGTCTTTTGCAGGCCATGAGTGGCAGTGCCAGCATGGCCTGTGGTTTGTCGTCAACGCCCTTCACCCCAGGACCCCTCTCACTTACAACTATCACAGGTGAGAGTAGTGTTGCAGATTACCAAGACTGTGGTTTGTCGCCAGTGTTTGTGGCTGGTGAATCGCCACTGGAGTCGAGTCTGGATACCAGTTTCCCACAGGCAAGGGCCAAAGCTAAAATGAGATACAATGAAAAGAAGAAAACAAGAAT GTTTGGTAAACAAATAAGGTATGCTTCTCGTAAAGCTAGAGCTGATACCAGAAAGCGTGTAAAAGGGAGATTTGTGAAGACCGGTGAGGCAGTACATGACTCCGACCCTCTTGGAACAAGAATATAA
- the LOC141697132 gene encoding cyclin-U1-1 encodes MLASDDDTQHQRLEPSSTPRVLTILSFVLEKLVLRNDRLMEGVSCGHGKSLDVFQGVRAPNISILKYIERIYKYTNCSPSCFVVGYVYIDRLLHKYPNSLVVSLNVHRLLVTAVMVAAKMLDDVHYNNTFYARVGGVTNLELNRLEIDLLFLLNFEMTVHSRVFESYCQQLEKEMLLNSATLKIERPLISNAIDDVTEISMEDMPSSSPPQLVD; translated from the exons ATGTTGGCCAGTGACGACGACACACAACATCAGCGGCTCGAGCCGAGCAGCACGCCGAGAGTGCTCACCATCCTGTCCTTTGTGTTGGAGAAGCTTGTGCTTCGTAATGACAGGCTAATGGAAGGCGTGAGCTGCGGACATGGGAAGAGCTTGGACGTGTTTCAGGGGGTGAGGGCACCTAATATCAGTATTCTTAAGTATATAGAGAGGATTTATAAGTATACCAATTGTAGTCCCTCTTGTTTTGTGGTGGGATATGTTTATATTGACAGGCTGCTTCATAAGTATCCAAACTCGCTTGTGGTTTCACTCAATGTTCACAGATTGCTTGTCACTGCTGTCATGGTTGCCGCTAAGATGCTTGATGATGT GCATTACAATAATACATTCTATGCTCGTGTTGGAGGAGTGACCAACCTGGAACTTAACAGGCTCGAAATCGACTTGCTTTTCTTGTTAAATTTTGAAATGACAGTTCATTCTCGGGTTTTCGAGAGCTACTGCCAACAATTGGAGAAGGAAATGTTGCTGAATAGTGCAACACTTAAGATTGAAAGACCCCTGATCAGCAATGCTATTGATGACGTTACTGAGATATCTATGGAAGATATGCCAAGTTCTTCACCACCTCAATTAGTGGACTGA